A stretch of Flavobacterium sp. N1994 DNA encodes these proteins:
- the proC gene encoding pyrroline-5-carboxylate reductase, producing the protein MKVLIIGYGNMGKTYANSFIGSRFIKPEDIHVLVRNDFSEAETIIPKDNFETIPTTTIGNFDIVILAVKPQDFGSLAQTIKPYLKDSQIIFSVMAGITISKIAKELPCTKIVRSMPNIPTQIGMGMTVFTASANVDRKELFIIQNLINTTGKSVYVENEKLIDAATAISGSGPAYVFYFMQSMIKAAIDLGFNESEAELLVNQTFMGSVAIQNSYSLSNEEWIAKVASKGGTTERALQTFEKGNLEKTIIDGVKAANDRALELGS; encoded by the coding sequence ATGAAAGTACTTATTATTGGTTACGGAAATATGGGTAAAACCTATGCTAATAGTTTTATTGGTTCTCGTTTTATAAAGCCGGAAGACATTCATGTTTTGGTTAGAAATGATTTTTCAGAGGCGGAAACAATAATTCCAAAGGATAATTTTGAAACAATTCCAACAACAACTATTGGCAATTTTGATATTGTCATATTAGCAGTTAAGCCACAAGATTTTGGATCTTTAGCGCAAACTATCAAACCTTATTTAAAAGATAGTCAGATCATTTTTTCAGTTATGGCTGGAATTACTATCTCAAAAATAGCCAAAGAGTTGCCTTGTACTAAAATTGTACGTTCTATGCCCAATATTCCAACGCAAATAGGAATGGGAATGACTGTTTTTACAGCCTCGGCTAATGTGGATAGAAAGGAATTGTTTATCATTCAAAACTTAATTAATACCACAGGAAAATCAGTGTATGTTGAGAATGAAAAACTAATAGATGCCGCTACAGCTATTTCAGGAAGTGGACCAGCTTATGTTTTCTACTTCATGCAATCTATGATTAAAGCTGCAATTGATTTAGGATTTAATGAATCAGAAGCGGAATTGCTAGTGAACCAAACCTTTATGGGTTCAGTAGCAATACAAAATAGTTATTCCTTATCCAATGAAGAATGGATAGCCAAAGTCGCTTCAAAAGGAGGGACAACGGAAAGAGCTTTACAGACTTTTGAAAAAGGAAATTTAGAGAAAACAATAATAGACGGAGTTAAAGCTGCTAATGACAGGGCTTTAGAATTAGGTTCATAA
- a CDS encoding fasciclin domain-containing protein: MKKSIKNAAIILLAFVAFSCSDEGNTALKKSSIGEIARATPQLSSFVEALDITGLTSTFDNAGDYTVLAPDDAAFDAVLSAFSEPDLATLEADYPGLLAKVLKYHVVSSSVLSTSLSNDQSVSTLFEQPLTVSIIPVDSANPATYPGQPNFISFIGNNTTTPSSANVTARDVKCTNGVIHTIDAVLIPAGL; encoded by the coding sequence ATGAAAAAATCAATTAAAAACGCTGCAATTATTTTATTGGCATTTGTAGCTTTTTCTTGTTCAGATGAAGGAAACACTGCTTTGAAAAAATCTTCAATTGGAGAAATAGCGAGAGCAACACCACAGTTAAGTTCGTTTGTTGAAGCCTTAGATATTACAGGATTAACATCAACTTTTGATAACGCTGGAGATTATACTGTTTTAGCACCTGACGATGCTGCATTTGATGCTGTATTATCTGCTTTTAGCGAACCAGACTTGGCGACTCTTGAAGCTGATTACCCAGGCCTATTGGCAAAAGTACTTAAGTATCATGTTGTTAGTTCAAGTGTGCTTTCAACTTCATTAAGCAATGACCAAAGTGTTAGTACTTTGTTTGAGCAACCTCTTACAGTATCTATCATTCCAGTCGACAGTGCTAATCCTGCAACATACCCAGGACAACCAAATTTCATTTCTTTTATTGGAAATAATACTACTACCCCATCTTCAGCAAACGTTACTGCAAGAGATGTAAAATGTACTAACGGTGTTATACATACTATTGATGCAGTATTAATTCCTGCAGGTTTATAA
- a CDS encoding toxin-antitoxin system YwqK family antitoxin, which produces MKYIIVLLLTSISVCAQDFNKLDEAGKKHGIWKGIYKESNRPRYEGTFDHGKEVGIFKFFDDTKAGTVIATREFNAKDGSCYTIFYNQNKNKVSEGKVINKQFDGEWKYYHEDLPTIMTQEFYKNGKLEGIRKVFYQSGKIAEETSYKNGIKEGKYKSYAENGIVLEESIYKNGEYDGLAIFKDPNNQIVGQGLYKEGKKVGMWKVLVKGKLKEVNMNYQNKNFKRPIMPNQSDVKIEIKPEEKPEDMPSMKK; this is translated from the coding sequence ATGAAATACATAATTGTACTATTGTTAACCTCAATTTCGGTGTGCGCACAGGATTTTAATAAACTAGATGAGGCAGGTAAGAAGCATGGCATTTGGAAAGGGATATATAAAGAATCAAACCGACCTAGATATGAAGGAACTTTTGACCACGGAAAAGAAGTGGGGATATTTAAATTTTTTGATGATACCAAAGCAGGAACTGTAATTGCGACGAGAGAATTTAATGCAAAAGATGGTTCATGCTATACTATTTTTTACAATCAAAATAAAAATAAAGTAAGCGAAGGAAAAGTAATCAACAAACAATTTGATGGTGAATGGAAATATTATCACGAGGATTTGCCAACAATAATGACGCAAGAATTCTATAAAAATGGAAAACTTGAAGGTATTAGAAAAGTCTTTTATCAAAGCGGGAAAATAGCTGAAGAAACTAGTTACAAAAATGGAATTAAAGAAGGTAAATATAAAAGTTACGCTGAAAATGGAATTGTTCTTGAAGAAAGTATTTATAAAAATGGTGAGTATGATGGGTTAGCCATTTTTAAAGATCCTAACAACCAAATTGTGGGACAAGGACTTTATAAAGAAGGAAAGAAAGTAGGGATGTGGAAAGTTCTCGTGAAAGGAAAACTGAAAGAAGTTAACATGAACTATCAAAACAAGAATTTCAAAAGACCTATTATGCCTAATCAGTCAGATGTTAAGATTGAAATTAAGCCTGAAGAGAAACCAGAAGATATGCCATCAATGAAGAAATAA
- the mnmA gene encoding tRNA 2-thiouridine(34) synthase MnmA, which translates to MKRVVVGLSGGVDSSVAAYLLKEQGYEVIGLFMKNWHDDSVTISNECPWLEDSNDALLVAEKLGIPFQTVDLSEQYKEKIVDYMFKEYEQGRTPNPDVLCNREIKFDVFMKIALSLGADYVATGHYCRKGEINVDGKPVYQLLAGKDDNKDQSYFLCQLSQEQLAKSLFPIGELKKSEVREIATQLDLVTAEKKDSQGLCFIGKVRLPEFLQQQLKPKEGLIYEIDATNPIYNQPKPEFHSLEEQLVFEAKGIVYTPENGKVVGKHQGAHYFTIGQRKGLNVGGTKEALFIMATDVKSNSIYTGQGANHPGLFKKTLQVQPSEIHWIREDLKLKNGESLEVMARIRYRQALQKATLYQFESGLYVSFDEPQSAITEGQFVAWNIGEELVGSGVIS; encoded by the coding sequence ATGAAACGAGTTGTTGTTGGACTGTCCGGAGGAGTTGATTCGAGTGTCGCTGCTTATTTATTAAAAGAACAAGGCTATGAAGTCATTGGGCTTTTTATGAAAAATTGGCATGATGATTCGGTTACGATTTCCAACGAATGTCCATGGTTAGAAGACAGTAATGATGCACTTCTCGTGGCTGAAAAATTGGGGATTCCTTTTCAAACAGTTGATTTAAGCGAACAATACAAAGAAAAAATCGTAGACTATATGTTCAAAGAATACGAGCAAGGAAGAACACCAAATCCTGATGTATTGTGCAATCGCGAAATTAAGTTTGATGTTTTCATGAAAATTGCTTTAAGTCTGGGTGCCGATTATGTAGCCACTGGACATTATTGCCGAAAAGGAGAAATAAACGTTGATGGTAAACCAGTTTATCAATTATTAGCTGGAAAAGATGACAACAAAGATCAATCCTATTTCTTATGTCAATTATCACAAGAACAGTTAGCGAAGTCGTTATTTCCCATCGGAGAATTAAAAAAATCTGAAGTACGAGAAATTGCCACACAATTAGATTTGGTTACTGCTGAAAAAAAGGATTCTCAGGGACTCTGCTTTATTGGTAAAGTTCGTTTACCTGAATTTTTGCAACAACAATTAAAACCCAAAGAAGGTTTGATTTATGAAATCGACGCTACTAATCCAATATACAATCAGCCAAAACCTGAGTTTCATTCTTTAGAAGAGCAATTGGTTTTTGAAGCCAAAGGAATTGTCTATACACCAGAAAATGGTAAGGTGGTTGGCAAACATCAGGGCGCCCATTATTTTACCATAGGTCAGCGGAAAGGATTAAATGTCGGCGGAACAAAAGAAGCACTTTTCATTATGGCTACTGATGTAAAATCGAATTCGATATACACTGGACAAGGGGCTAATCATCCTGGTTTGTTCAAAAAAACATTACAGGTACAACCTTCAGAAATTCATTGGATAAGAGAAGATTTGAAATTGAAAAATGGAGAATCTTTAGAAGTAATGGCTCGCATTCGCTACCGACAAGCTTTGCAAAAAGCCACTTTATATCAATTTGAAAGTGGTTTGTATGTTTCCTTTGACGAACCGCAATCCGCTATTACTGAAGGGCAATTTGTAGCTTGGAATATTGGTGAAGAATTAGTTGGTTCTGGAGTAATTTCATAA
- a CDS encoding S8 family serine peptidase has product MKNYFLLVFFLFSCYGFSQEDAWVYFNDKPNAQAFFDNPLSELSQRALDRRALQNISLSTNDAPIEQSYIDAISSVIGIEVKAKSKWLNCLHIRGSVSDIQALTNLPFVNHVHFADPSLNARMVAHQSFKAVNKQLNVQDVFNYGNSANQIQMLNVDLLHQANYTGSGKIIAVLDSGFTAVNTIIPFNRFFNHGQYLGGYNYVAGNTDVFSTHNHGTMTLSCMTGYVDGQLVGTAPDAQYYLFITEDVGGENPVEESYWVEAAEQADRIGADIISTSLGYFEYDNLNYSHTYEEMTGDVAFASQGANIAFSKGMVVVASAGNSGTSDNPHIGVPAEATNVLAVGAVQFDRTYASFSSIGPSFDGRVKPDVMAKGLSATLSNTNGEIVTASGTSFACPIMAGAIASFWQAVPGLTNQQVIDYVKQSADRFTNPNDQYGYGIPDFQLALNNAQLSVNDITKGRFLVYPNPVHDQLIFLFPNDFEEASVSFYTALGQLLIEKKIQNSDATISMSDLNSGIYFYTIKSDSFTQTGKVVKN; this is encoded by the coding sequence ATGAAAAATTATTTCCTTTTAGTATTTTTTCTTTTTAGTTGTTATGGCTTTTCTCAGGAAGATGCCTGGGTGTACTTTAATGATAAACCAAATGCTCAAGCTTTCTTTGATAATCCATTATCCGAGTTGTCACAAAGAGCTTTAGATAGGAGAGCACTTCAAAATATTTCTTTAAGCACCAATGACGCTCCTATAGAACAATCCTATATTGATGCGATTTCATCAGTTATAGGTATAGAAGTTAAAGCGAAGTCCAAGTGGTTAAATTGTCTCCACATCCGTGGAAGCGTTAGTGATATTCAAGCATTGACCAATTTACCTTTTGTTAATCATGTGCACTTTGCCGATCCATCTTTGAATGCTAGAATGGTTGCTCATCAATCATTCAAAGCTGTAAATAAACAACTCAACGTACAAGATGTTTTTAACTACGGCAATTCTGCTAATCAAATTCAAATGCTTAATGTAGACTTATTGCATCAGGCTAATTATACTGGTTCCGGAAAAATAATAGCCGTTTTAGATTCTGGTTTTACGGCGGTGAATACTATAATTCCTTTTAACAGGTTTTTTAATCATGGTCAATATTTGGGTGGCTATAATTATGTAGCAGGTAATACTGATGTTTTTTCAACACACAATCACGGAACCATGACTTTATCTTGTATGACAGGTTATGTTGATGGGCAATTAGTAGGAACAGCTCCTGATGCTCAATATTATTTATTCATTACAGAAGATGTGGGTGGAGAAAATCCAGTAGAAGAAAGTTATTGGGTAGAAGCAGCTGAACAAGCCGATAGAATTGGAGCTGACATCATTTCAACTTCTTTAGGTTATTTTGAATATGATAATCTAAATTACAGTCATACTTATGAGGAGATGACTGGGGATGTTGCTTTTGCATCTCAAGGTGCTAATATTGCTTTTAGCAAAGGAATGGTTGTAGTAGCTAGTGCAGGAAATTCAGGAACAAGTGATAATCCTCATATCGGGGTTCCAGCAGAAGCTACTAATGTTTTAGCAGTTGGAGCCGTTCAGTTTGATAGAACTTATGCCTCTTTTAGTTCTATCGGGCCAAGCTTTGACGGCAGAGTTAAACCAGATGTCATGGCAAAAGGGTTAAGTGCTACTCTTTCTAATACTAATGGGGAAATAGTTACTGCGAGCGGGACTTCATTTGCCTGTCCAATAATGGCGGGAGCTATTGCAAGTTTTTGGCAAGCGGTTCCGGGTTTAACCAATCAGCAAGTGATAGATTATGTAAAGCAATCAGCCGATAGATTCACAAATCCGAATGACCAATATGGTTATGGAATTCCAGACTTTCAATTGGCTTTAAATAATGCTCAGCTTTCTGTAAATGATATTACAAAAGGACGTTTTTTAGTATATCCAAATCCAGTTCATGATCAGTTGATTTTTTTATTTCCAAATGATTTTGAGGAAGCCTCGGTTAGTTTTTATACTGCTTTGGGGCAGTTGTTGATTGAGAAAAAAATTCAAAATTCTGATGCTACCATTTCTATGTCCGATTTAAACTCGGGAATTTATTTCTATACAATTAAAAGCGATTCCTTTACACAAACTGGAAAAGTCGTTAAAAATTAA
- a CDS encoding NAD(P)H-dependent flavin oxidoreductase encodes MNKITQLFNIKYPIIQGGMIWNSGYKLASGVSNAGGLGLIGAGSMYPDVLREHIQKCKKATDKPFGVNVPMLYPNIEEIIQIIIEEEVKIVFTSAGNPKTWTSYLKERGIIVVHVVSSSKFALKAQEAGVDAIVAEGFEAGGHNGREETTTFALIPMVKEQISIPLIAAGGIANGKGMLAAMVLGADGVQMGSRFAASHESSSHENFKKTILNVKEGDTQLTLKELAPVRLIKNKFYNDIQELYSKCPTSEDLKILLGRARAKKGMFEGDLIEGELEIGQIAGLIHEIKPVKDIIEEIILDFNTTLGKAQNLSF; translated from the coding sequence ATGAATAAAATTACCCAACTTTTCAATATAAAATATCCAATTATTCAAGGAGGAATGATATGGAATAGTGGTTATAAATTAGCAAGTGGAGTAAGTAATGCAGGTGGTCTTGGGTTGATAGGTGCTGGTTCTATGTATCCAGATGTCTTGCGTGAGCATATTCAAAAATGTAAAAAAGCTACTGATAAACCTTTTGGAGTGAATGTCCCAATGTTGTATCCTAATATTGAAGAAATTATTCAAATCATTATTGAGGAAGAAGTAAAAATTGTTTTCACTTCTGCTGGAAATCCAAAAACATGGACTAGTTATTTAAAAGAAAGGGGAATTATCGTTGTGCATGTTGTGAGTAGTTCCAAATTTGCTTTAAAAGCACAAGAAGCTGGAGTTGATGCTATTGTTGCCGAAGGTTTTGAAGCTGGTGGGCATAATGGAAGAGAGGAAACCACAACTTTTGCATTGATTCCGATGGTTAAAGAACAGATTAGTATTCCACTAATTGCAGCTGGCGGTATTGCAAATGGTAAAGGAATGTTGGCAGCTATGGTACTTGGCGCTGATGGAGTTCAGATGGGCTCTCGATTTGCGGCATCACATGAAAGTTCCTCACATGAAAATTTCAAGAAAACAATTCTAAATGTAAAAGAGGGCGACACTCAATTAACCTTAAAAGAATTAGCTCCAGTCCGACTAATAAAAAATAAATTTTATAATGATATTCAAGAGCTTTACTCCAAATGTCCAACATCAGAAGATTTAAAAATACTTTTAGGCAGAGCAAGAGCTAAGAAAGGAATGTTTGAAGGAGATTTAATAGAAGGAGAGTTGGAAATAGGACAAATTGCGGGCCTAATTCATGAGATTAAGCCTGTAAAAGATATTATTGAAGAAATCATCCTTGATTTCAATACTACTCTTGGTAAGGCTCAGAATCTTTCTTTTTAA